In one Corythoichthys intestinalis isolate RoL2023-P3 chromosome 16, ASM3026506v1, whole genome shotgun sequence genomic region, the following are encoded:
- the LOC130904704 gene encoding metalloproteinase inhibitor 2-like produces the protein MSWLLKNLVLPLMLLCFWGQGAQACLCFPLHPQEAFCQSAVVITAKVLNKEVDNNLIGDEFNQPVKYEIKVTKIFKGPRTHIHAISTVSSALFCGVNLIEDKEYLIMTRPPLDGTLHINLCEFSQSWETLSKTQKNLLQHYGRGCDCKITPCYSLPCGFGSSQCWWTDFITPTSSYNQTRNYACVKQIDGSCAWQPGYP, from the exons ATGAGTTGGCTGTTGAAGAACCTGGTTCTGCCCCTGATGCTTCTGTGCTTTTGGGGGCAAGGAGCACAAGCTTGCTTATGTTTTCCGTTGCACCCGCAGGAGGCATTTTGCCAATCGGCTGTTG TCATCACTGCAAAGGTTCTCAATAAGGAAGTTGACAACAACCTGATAGGTGATGAATTCAACCAACCTGTCAAGTATGAAATCAAAGTGACCAAG ATCtttaaaggtcctagaacccaCATTCATGCCATCTCCACTGTATCCAGTGCTTTATTTTGTGGTGTCAATCTCATCGAGGACAAGGAATATCTAATCATGA CGAGACCGCCTCTGGATGGCACGCTGCACATCAACTTGTGCGAATTCTCCCAGTCGTGGGAGACCTTGAGCAAAACGCAAAAGAACCTGCTACAGCATTATGGAAGAGGCTGTGATTGCAAG ATCACACCCTGCTACTCCCTCCCGTGCGGCTTTGGCTCCTCACAATGCTGGTGGACAGACTTTATAACTCCGACGTCCAGCTACAACCAGACCCGAAATTACGCTTGCGTCAAGCAAATTGACGGTTCTTGTGCGTGGCAACCGGGGTATCCATGA